In Methanobacterium veterum, a single genomic region encodes these proteins:
- a CDS encoding P-II family nitrogen regulator, with protein sequence MKMIRAILRPDKVEEVVDALSNAGHVALTKMDVIGRGKQKGIRLDNIYYDELPKVMLLLVTPSEEIDDIIEIINETAFTGNFGDGKIFISPVEEAYTVRTRSKGL encoded by the coding sequence ATGAAAATGATAAGGGCTATACTGAGACCAGATAAGGTAGAAGAAGTCGTAGATGCATTATCTAATGCAGGACACGTGGCTTTAACTAAAATGGATGTTATTGGAAGAGGTAAGCAGAAAGGAATTCGCCTGGACAATATATACTATGACGAACTTCCAAAGGTGATGCTTTTACTGGTAACACCATCTGAAGAAATTGATGATATAATTGAGATTATCAATGAAACTGCATTCACTGGAAACTTCGGGGATGGAAAAATCTTCATAAGTCCTGTGGAAGAAGCTTATACTGTAAGAACTCGAAGTAAAGGGCTATGA
- the nifH gene encoding nitrogenase iron protein has protein sequence MVRKIAIYGKGGIGKSTTTQNTASAMAHFHNQRVMIHGCDPKADSTRMILGGKMQTTMMDTLREEGEEACMDLDNVMSTGFKDIKCVESGGPEPGVGCAGRGVITAITIMEHMKVYDDNDFVFFDVLGDVVCGGFAMPIRDGKAEEIYIVASGEMMALYAANNLCKGMVKYAEQSGVRLGGIICNSRNVDGEKELLEEFCKRIGTQMIHFVPRDNIVQKAEFNKRTVVDFDAECSQAHEYSELARKIIENDNFVIPDPMTMDELEEMVVSYGLMD, from the coding sequence ATGGTAAGAAAAATCGCAATTTATGGAAAAGGTGGAATTGGAAAGTCCACAACTACTCAAAATACAGCATCAGCTATGGCTCATTTCCACAACCAGAGGGTTATGATTCATGGTTGCGACCCTAAAGCAGATAGTACAAGAATGATTCTTGGGGGAAAAATGCAGACCACCATGATGGACACCCTTAGGGAAGAAGGAGAAGAAGCGTGTATGGATCTCGACAATGTTATGTCAACCGGTTTTAAAGACATAAAATGTGTCGAATCTGGAGGTCCTGAACCGGGTGTTGGTTGTGCCGGTCGTGGTGTAATCACTGCAATTACCATCATGGAACATATGAAAGTCTATGATGACAATGACTTCGTTTTCTTCGATGTTCTTGGTGACGTTGTTTGTGGTGGGTTTGCAATGCCTATCAGAGATGGTAAAGCCGAAGAAATTTATATTGTAGCATCTGGAGAAATGATGGCGCTTTACGCAGCAAATAACCTGTGTAAAGGTATGGTAAAATACGCTGAACAGAGCGGTGTGAGACTTGGTGGAATAATCTGTAACAGTAGGAATGTGGATGGAGAAAAAGAACTCCTGGAAGAGTTTTGTAAACGTATCGGTACTCAGATGATCCATTTTGTCCCAAGGGATAACATCGTACAAAAAGCAGAATTTAACAAAAGGACAGTAGTGGATTTTGATGCAGAATGCAGTCAAGCTCATGAATATTCGGAATTAGCCCGTAAAATTATAGAAAACGATAATTTCGTAATTCCAGATCCGATGACCATGGATGAATTAGAAGAAATGGTTGTAAGCTATGGTTTAATGGATTAA
- the oadA gene encoding sodium-extruding oxaloacetate decarboxylase subunit alpha, translated as MKKIEIIETAFRDAHQSLLATRMRTRDMLPIAEEMDKVGFFSMEAWGGATFDTCIRYLNEDPWERLIELKEHLKKTPIQMLLRGQNLVGYKHYPDDVVRKFVEKSYENGVDIFRIFDALNDIRNMEYSIKVAKEQDAHVQGVISYTVSPFHTVEKYVEFAKELEALECDSVAIKDMAGLITPHDTYELITALKEETNLKINLHCHCTSGMTPMSYYAACQAGVDILDTAISPLSWGTSQPPTESMVAALQGTPYDTGLDLKLLTNIKKYFEEIRKKYSSILDPIAEKVDTEVLIYQIPGGMLSNFVSQLKVQNALDRYEDVLEEVPRVRKDLGYPPLVTPTSQIVGIQAVMNVLGGERYKSVTKEVKDYLKGLYGKPPAPVDEDIRKKIIGDKKPITVRPADLLKPQLEKCKEKGEELGIIKKEEDILTYALYPAVAPKFLRGDCEEEPLAPPVEAEASEAPKGIPTEYAVDVDGEIFNVKVKPVGYMEIEAEGTQGPTGPVEGGVTSTMQGMILKLKVDKGDKVNEGDVVAVLEAMKMENDIHATSSGTVEEIFIKEGDTVNAGDTLMVIK; from the coding sequence ATGAAAAAGATAGAAATCATAGAAACAGCATTCAGAGATGCACATCAATCTCTCTTGGCGACAAGGATGCGAACTAGAGATATGTTGCCAATTGCTGAAGAAATGGACAAAGTAGGATTTTTTTCAATGGAAGCATGGGGTGGGGCAACATTTGATACATGCATACGCTATTTAAATGAAGACCCATGGGAAAGGCTTATAGAACTTAAAGAACACCTTAAAAAAACTCCTATTCAAATGTTACTTCGTGGTCAAAATTTGGTAGGGTATAAACATTACCCTGACGATGTAGTACGAAAATTTGTTGAGAAATCCTATGAAAATGGAGTAGATATTTTCAGAATATTCGATGCATTAAACGATATAAGAAACATGGAATACTCCATTAAAGTTGCAAAAGAACAGGATGCACACGTACAGGGAGTAATCTCATATACAGTAAGTCCTTTTCATACCGTGGAAAAATATGTAGAATTTGCAAAAGAATTAGAAGCATTAGAATGTGATTCAGTAGCCATAAAAGATATGGCGGGTTTAATAACACCACATGATACTTATGAATTAATAACTGCCCTTAAAGAAGAAACAAATCTAAAAATAAACTTACACTGTCACTGCACAAGCGGTATGACACCTATGAGTTACTATGCTGCCTGTCAAGCAGGAGTAGATATTTTGGATACTGCTATTTCACCTCTTTCATGGGGTACATCCCAGCCGCCAACTGAAAGTATGGTAGCAGCCCTTCAGGGTACTCCTTACGATACAGGACTTGACCTAAAACTTCTTACAAATATCAAAAAGTATTTTGAAGAAATACGCAAAAAGTACAGCAGTATTTTAGATCCTATTGCTGAAAAAGTAGATACAGAAGTTTTAATTTATCAGATACCCGGCGGAATGCTGTCAAATTTTGTATCACAGTTAAAGGTTCAAAATGCACTTGATAGATACGAGGACGTGCTTGAAGAGGTACCGCGAGTTAGAAAAGACCTTGGATATCCTCCTCTTGTAACCCCAACAAGCCAGATAGTTGGAATTCAAGCAGTTATGAATGTATTAGGTGGGGAAAGATATAAATCCGTCACTAAAGAGGTTAAAGATTACCTGAAAGGATTATACGGAAAACCTCCTGCACCTGTTGACGAAGATATCCGGAAGAAAATCATTGGGGATAAAAAACCAATAACTGTAAGACCTGCTGACTTACTTAAACCTCAACTTGAAAAATGCAAAGAAAAAGGAGAAGAGTTAGGAATTATCAAAAAAGAAGAAGATATTTTAACCTATGCTCTCTATCCTGCAGTTGCTCCAAAATTCTTACGTGGTGATTGCGAAGAAGAACCACTTGCACCACCTGTAGAAGCTGAGGCAAGTGAAGCACCTAAAGGAATTCCTACAGAATACGCTGTAGATGTAGATGGTGAAATCTTCAATGTAAAAGTGAAACCAGTAGGTTACATGGAAATAGAAGCAGAAGGTACTCAAGGACCTACAGGCCCTGTTGAAGGAGGAGTAACTTCTACAATGCAGGGAATGATCCTTAAACTCAAAGTTGATAAAGGAGATAAGGTGAATGAAGGGGATGTAGTTGCTGTCTTAGAAGCTATGAAAATGGAAAATGATATCCATGCTACAAGCTCTGGAACTGTAGAGGAAATCTTCATTAAAGAAGGGGACACCGTAAATGCCGGAGATACTTTAATGGTAATTAAATAA
- a CDS encoding class I SAM-dependent methyltransferase → MKKSDKVKAHFEEESSEFDEVILKLIPHYKDMINTLISSIPYEQDAPVKVLDLGCGTGTVTQTLKKQFKNAKVTCLDLAENMIEMAKLKLHDYTDIEYTVGDFYEYNFTEKYDVIVSSLALHHLATDEDKKGFYKKIYEALTHGGIFLNADAVLASNKQLQKIYTAKWKEFMNLSISMEEIEEKWVPAAETEDHPAKITDHIDWLREIGFKDVDILWKYYHLAVYCGFKQ, encoded by the coding sequence TTGAAAAAAAGCGATAAAGTAAAAGCTCATTTTGAAGAAGAATCCTCCGAATTTGATGAAGTTATCCTTAAATTAATTCCACATTATAAAGACATGATAAATACATTAATCAGTTCTATTCCCTATGAACAGGATGCTCCTGTAAAAGTTCTTGACCTTGGCTGCGGTACTGGAACTGTAACCCAAACATTGAAGAAACAATTTAAAAATGCCAAAGTAACATGTCTTGATTTAGCTGAAAATATGATAGAAATGGCTAAATTAAAATTACATGATTACACTGATATAGAATATACGGTAGGTGATTTTTATGAGTATAATTTCACCGAAAAATATGATGTAATTGTTTCTTCACTGGCACTGCACCACCTTGCAACAGATGAAGACAAGAAAGGATTTTACAAAAAAATATATGAAGCTCTGACCCACGGAGGAATATTTTTAAACGCAGACGCTGTTTTAGCATCAAATAAACAGTTGCAGAAAATATATACTGCCAAATGGAAAGAATTCATGAACTTAAGCATCAGCATGGAAGAAATAGAAGAAAAATGGGTACCTGCTGCCGAAACAGAAGATCATCCCGCAAAAATAACTGATCATATTGACTGGCTTCGTGAAATTGGTTTTAAAGATGTGGATATACTCTGGAAATATTACCATCTTGCAGTTTATTGCGGATTCAAACAGTAA
- a CDS encoding P-II family nitrogen regulator, which yields MKEIIAIIRPNKINRTKEVLDALGFSSMTANAVFGRGRQKAIVGEVTFAIQNKDLREEEGSMRYIPKRMISLVVPDEDASLVVESIMKVNKTGQIGDGKIFVCPIEDAVRVRTKESGEDAIL from the coding sequence ATGAAAGAAATAATAGCAATTATTCGGCCTAATAAAATCAACAGGACAAAGGAGGTTCTCGATGCTTTAGGATTTTCATCTATGACTGCAAATGCAGTTTTTGGAAGGGGAAGACAGAAAGCAATCGTGGGGGAAGTGACCTTTGCTATCCAGAATAAAGATCTTCGTGAAGAAGAAGGAAGCATGCGTTATATTCCTAAAAGGATGATATCGCTGGTTGTCCCTGATGAAGATGCCTCTTTGGTGGTTGAATCTATAATGAAAGTAAATAAAACGGGTCAAATTGGAGACGGTAAAATATTTGTTTGTCCCATAGAAGACGCAGTTAGAGTTAGAACAAAAGAATCAGGAGAAGACGCAATTTTGTAA